A window of Xyrauchen texanus isolate HMW12.3.18 chromosome 10, RBS_HiC_50CHRs, whole genome shotgun sequence contains these coding sequences:
- the LOC127650278 gene encoding serine/threonine-protein kinase DCLK3-like, with protein sequence MTPLWNQRPGRDPPKPRWGRDQRIKLPKCPNATPQQPLPSYLPRIRTRMPPTDFRPLESSVMGVCHWEETGVPRASGYHARHAEASPVRPRIVTVVRPCGQDSVRKISLLLNRRAVQNFEQLLADVSEALGFPCWNNARIRRLFSPAGREIHSLADFFRFDHAFLAFGNSRPSLDEIHGALDELYPENPGYCEHLLRIWERILRPKTTKADSGFHDDDPVAELSLPAVADQPVNQLVANNLQPVGVKERPREKAKRERQRAERELWRRKGELQKENEKEPKKDERKREPVYCRSCRGCGPLLPPIKSKICSQSDRLNKHSNESSTSQNIRTPSENSPNRPLKDKHVANKNSSPIKDLQGNLPPDGAEVSLEDIERCYNMGRVVGDGNFAVVRECRVHGLTEAFAMKIVDNAKLQGRGHMIQNEITLLRSLEHPRLIQLFRSHHTDKHVYLLMELVNGGDLFDAISQSGRFSETSAACMIRDISQALEYIHNKCIAHRDIKPENLLVQRHGNGSMNLKLADFGLAMVITEPVFTVCGTPTYVAPEILAEIGYGIAVDVWAMGVILFVLLSGFPPFCSPDRNQEELFRLIQRGEVHFLTPYWDNVSEAAKALVRALLEVDPTRRLTASQTLQHDWLLHVTSQKGHKGTTKATDPNTERHNQQNLSSPEESGIKDTHKPQIMTEKYTAVQINDTKMNNKCKPDINAQDRDQQTQESHKMTSDKPNSSHNKDNTTTRQYPTDQPRPERPAKSEETDTKQE encoded by the exons ATGACACCGTTGTGGAACCAGCGACCAGGGCGAGATCCACCAAAACCTCGATGGGGACGAG ATCAAAGGATTAAACTGCCTAAATGCCCAAATGCTACCCCCCAGCAACCTCTGCCCTCTTATCTACCCAGAATAAGAACCCGAATGCCCCCCACAGACTTTAGGCCTTTAGAAAGCTCAGTTATGGGGGTGTGTCACTGGGAGGAAACTGGAGTACCAAGGGCGAGTGGCTACCATGCCAGGCATGCAGAAGCAAGCCCAGTGCGCCCACGAATCGTGACCGTGGTACGGCCATGTGGACAGGACAGTGTACGTAAAATCTCACTGCTATTAAACCGGCGTGCTgtgcagaattttgagcagctACTGGCGGATGTTTCTGAAGCACTCGGCTTCCCTTGCTGGAACAACGCTCGGATAAGGCGCCTCTTCAGCCCTGCTGGCCGAGAGATCCACAGTCTTGCAGATTTCTTCCGCTTTGATCATGCATTCCTGGCCTTTGGAAACAGCCGACCATCACTTGATGAGATTCATGGCGCACTGGATGAGTTATATCCTGAAAACCCTGGCTACTGTGAACATCTCTTGAGGATATGGGAGCGTATCCTGAGACCCAAGACCACCAAGGCAGATAGTGGTTTCCATGATGATGATCCTGTGGCTGAGTTATCTCTACCTGCTGTAGCTGATCAACCGGTAAACCAACTGGTAGCCAACAATTTGCAGCCTGTCGGAGTAAAAGAAAGGCCTAGAGAAAAGgctaagagagagagacaaagggcAGAAAGAGAGCTGTGGAGGAGGAAAGGTGAGCTGCAGAAGGAAAACGAGAAGGAGCCAAAGAAggacgagagaaagagagaacctGTTTACTGCAGGAGCTGTCGAGGATGTGGCCCACTTTTACCTCCAATCAAAAGCAAAATATGTTCTCAATCAGACAGGCTAAATAAGCATAGTAATGAAAGTTCTACTTCTCAGAACATCAGGACTCCTTCAGAAAACTCACCAAATAGACCGCTGAAAGACAAGCATGTTGCCAATAAAAACTCTAGCCCAATT AAGGACTTGCAGGGTAATCTACCACCTGATGGTGCTGAAGTGTCTCTGGAGGACATTGAGCgttgctacaacatgggccgTGTGGTAGGAGATGGGAACTTTGCGGTGGTAAGGGAGTGCCGTGTTCATGGCCTGACTGAAGCTTTTGCTATGAAGATTGTGGACAATGCTAAGCTGCAGGGACGTGGCCACATGATCCAGAATGAGATTACTCTGCTACGCAGTCTGGAACATCCTCGCCTCATCCAGTTGTTTCGTTCGcatcacacagacaaacatgttTACCTGCTGATGGAGCTGGTAAATGGTGGAGACCTATTTGATGCTATCTCTCAGAGCGGCAGGTTTAGTGAGACAAGTGCTGCTTGCATGATCAGGGACATCAGCCAGGCTCTGGAATATATCCACAACAAGTGCATTGCACATAGAGACATCAAACCTGAAAACCTATTG GTCCAGCGCCATGGCAATGGCAGTATGAATCTGAAGTTGGCTGATTTTGGATTAGCCATGGTAATAACAGAGCCAGTGTTTACAGTTTGTGGCACACCTACATATGTTGCTCCAGAGATACTTGCTGAGATAG GTTATGGCATTGCAGTAGACGTCTGGGCAATGGGTGTTATCCTGTTTGTGCTGTTGAGTGGGTTTCCCCCATTTTGCAGTCCAGATCGTAACCAAGAGGAACTGTTCCGTCTCATCCAGAGGGGAGAGGTCCACTTTCTGACCCCTTACTGGGACAATGTGTCTGAGG CGGCTAAAGCCCTTGTCAGGGCTCTGCTGGAGGTAGACCCTACAAGGCGATTGACAGCTAGTCAAACTCTGCAACATGACTGGCTTCTACATGTAACATCGCAAAAGGGCCATAAGGGAACAACAAAGGCTACTGACCCAAATACTGAGCGGCACAATCAGCAAAACCTAAGTAGCCCAGAGGAAAGTGGCATCAAGGATACTCACAAACCACAAATAATGACAGAGAAATATACTGCAGTACAAATCAACGATACCAAAATGAACAATAAATGTAAACCAGATATTAACGCACAAGACAGAGACCAGCAGACTCAAGAGAGCCATAAAATGACAAGTGACAAACCAAATTCTTCCCATAACAAAGACAACACCACGACCAGACAATATCCCACAGATCAGCCCAGACCTGAGAGACCAGCAAAGTCAGAAGAAACTGACACAAAACAAGAGTGA